Proteins from a genomic interval of Paenibacillus lentus:
- a CDS encoding phosphodiester glycosidase family protein: MNNIKGINRFFLLATAPLFGLLIALALSGPKIGWVSEPGQITSDPLAIDQTFEAISAGLQQAEETAQYTVSSIQQTAELYHRTTGTMATIVQAAKNTASKPESIYNRRITAKLGTPKETIKSDRIIIELYKVNPGNYKGYAMKVKLKSPDAMKMTLGGDKLGVSETTKQAASRYGAVAGINAGGFADAKGKRYPLSTTMMNGKYLNGFEASYKDLFFVGMNKNGKLIGGKFHSQEELDKLEPSFGASFVPILLKNGQKTTIPLKWQTSPLRAPRTVIGNYKDDQLIVLVIDGYDENGNSGATLQELQDKLFNMGVVNAYNLDGGGSSSLVFNGKVINNPSDGELRPVPTHFLFFK; this comes from the coding sequence ATGAACAATATCAAAGGAATCAATCGGTTTTTCCTGCTTGCAACCGCTCCGCTGTTTGGTCTTCTGATCGCGTTGGCCTTAAGTGGACCTAAAATCGGCTGGGTGAGCGAACCGGGGCAAATTACCTCAGATCCGCTCGCCATAGATCAAACCTTCGAAGCTATCTCTGCGGGCTTGCAGCAAGCTGAAGAGACAGCCCAATATACAGTCTCCTCCATTCAGCAGACGGCTGAGCTCTATCACAGAACAACAGGTACGATGGCGACCATCGTTCAAGCAGCCAAGAATACGGCATCTAAGCCCGAAAGCATATACAACAGACGAATAACAGCCAAATTAGGCACGCCTAAAGAAACTATAAAGAGTGATAGGATTATTATTGAGCTGTACAAAGTGAACCCTGGCAATTACAAAGGCTATGCCATGAAAGTGAAGCTAAAATCCCCGGATGCGATGAAAATGACGCTCGGCGGCGATAAGCTCGGTGTCTCGGAGACGACCAAGCAAGCGGCATCCAGATACGGAGCTGTTGCGGGAATTAATGCCGGCGGCTTTGCCGATGCCAAGGGCAAACGTTATCCATTAAGCACAACAATGATGAATGGTAAATATTTGAACGGATTTGAAGCTTCCTACAAAGACTTGTTCTTCGTCGGAATGAACAAGAACGGCAAGCTCATCGGGGGTAAGTTCCATAGCCAAGAAGAGCTGGACAAGCTGGAGCCCTCCTTTGGGGCATCTTTTGTGCCTATCCTGCTCAAAAACGGACAAAAAACGACCATTCCTTTAAAATGGCAAACGTCCCCGCTGCGCGCACCGCGAACCGTCATCGGCAACTATAAGGATGACCAATTAATTGTTCTCGTCATTGACGGATACGATGAAAATGGCAATTCCGGCGCAACGCTGCAAGAATTGCAGGACAAACTCTTTAACATGGGTGTTGTCAACGCATATAATTTGGACGGCGGTGGTTCTTCTTCCCTTGTATTTAACGGAAAAGTAATCAACAATCCTTCCGATGGCGAGCTTCGTCCCGTGCCGACCCATTTTCTGTTCTTTAAATAA
- a CDS encoding PLP-dependent aminotransferase family protein, with protein MERWLDLAQRKQLLPLGQKFNKLSDAAEMISLALCGGDGGEGVEGLSAALRQARSKLEIPGTLNEYEPQGSRALRNWLSTAYMKEEGSRVDPMELLLTGGSAEAIDFILRWRIRTGGTVLLETPASPEVLELIRQQGGRAVLIPCDKDGMRIDSLEQQIAKNQPVLVYITPSYSNPSGRVWSEQRKRALLQLGSGYSLLIVEDDSAGVIPFRTYSNRREGHLTLYQLQQEGGALYAGADVLGIGSFQATAFPSLPVAWIRGSKRVIEALTKVRLALAGRGKASVQEKAAYEKRLYALLSAPEFSWPAHAERLEAEYAARRTAMLELLREQAPWQGTSYEEPQGGLFLWLRLPPGLCSEALLRAALPKGAAFMPGARCYAAGGAEPDGDAIRLTFAAHRAARLRQGLARIAEAIAEFTARGAG; from the coding sequence TTGGAGCGTTGGTTGGATTTAGCGCAAAGGAAGCAACTGTTGCCTTTAGGACAGAAATTCAATAAATTGAGCGATGCGGCGGAAATGATTTCACTGGCTCTTTGTGGGGGCGACGGCGGTGAAGGGGTTGAGGGCTTGAGCGCGGCGCTGCGTCAGGCGCGATCTAAACTGGAGATTCCCGGGACTTTAAATGAATATGAACCGCAGGGATCCCGAGCCTTGCGGAATTGGCTTTCCACAGCATATATGAAAGAAGAGGGCAGCAGGGTCGATCCAATGGAGCTGTTATTAACAGGTGGCAGTGCCGAAGCGATCGATTTTATCCTTCGCTGGAGAATCAGAACGGGCGGTACAGTACTCCTGGAGACACCGGCATCGCCCGAGGTGCTGGAATTGATCCGTCAGCAGGGGGGGCGGGCAGTTCTGATCCCCTGCGACAAGGATGGAATGAGGATAGATTCGTTGGAGCAGCAAATTGCAAAGAATCAGCCGGTGTTAGTGTATATTACACCCAGTTATTCCAATCCTTCCGGCCGGGTATGGAGTGAGCAAAGGAAGAGAGCGCTGCTTCAGTTGGGATCAGGGTATTCATTGCTTATTGTGGAAGACGATTCTGCTGGTGTGATTCCGTTTAGAACTTACAGCAATAGGAGAGAGGGTCATCTAACCTTGTACCAGCTTCAGCAGGAGGGGGGCGCGCTTTATGCGGGTGCTGACGTCCTTGGAATTGGTTCTTTTCAAGCTACGGCGTTTCCGTCCTTGCCTGTTGCCTGGATCCGTGGAAGTAAGCGTGTCATTGAAGCTTTAACAAAGGTTCGATTGGCTTTGGCAGGGCGCGGTAAGGCGTCTGTTCAAGAGAAGGCGGCTTATGAAAAGCGCCTTTATGCTCTGCTTAGCGCGCCGGAGTTCTCTTGGCCGGCGCATGCTGAACGGCTTGAGGCGGAGTATGCCGCCCGCCGCACGGCCATGCTGGAGCTGCTTCGGGAGCAGGCTCCGTGGCAGGGCACCAGCTATGAAGAGCCCCAGGGAGGGCTCTTCTTGTGGCTGCGCCTGCCGCCGGGGCTGTGCTCCGAAGCGCTGCTTCGTGCGGCGCTGCCCAAGGGCGCCGCATTCATGCCCGGCGCGCGGTGCTACGCCGCCGGGGGCGCAGAGCCGGATGGGGATGCCATCCGGCTCACGTTTGCCGCGCACCGTGCGGCGCGGCTACGGCAGGGCTTGGCGCGGATCGCGGAGGCGATCGCGGAGTTCACGGCGCGCGGCGCGGGCTAG
- a CDS encoding PrkA family serine protein kinase, which yields MDIFKRIAAYRAESDSLAWSGTFKDYIELLSKDPSPAMTAHARVYEMIESYGVEEVNGRKRYKFFEQEIFGLDQAIEKLVEEYFHSAARRLDVRKRILLLMGPVSGGKSTLVTLLKRGLEKFSRTDKGAVYAISGCPMHEDPLHLVPHELRPEVEQTLNVRIEGNLCPVCQMKLRTDYDGDIERVAVERVLLSEDNRVGIGTFSPSDPKSQDIADLTGSIDFSTITEYGSESDPRAYRFDGELNKANRGLMEFQEMLKCDEKFLWNLLSLTQEGNFKAGRFALISADEMIIAHTNESEYKAFIANKKNEALQSRMIVMPIPYNLKVSQEEKIYAKLIGQSDMKHVHIAPHALRSAAIFSVLTRLKETKKQGLDLVKKMRLYDGEEVEGYKDADLKELQNEYLEEGMSGVDPRYVINRISSALIKQDLHCMGALDILRAIKDGLDQHASITKEERERYLNFISIARKEYDELAKNEVQKAFVYSFEESAKTLFENYLDNIEAFCNWSKIHDPLTDEELDPDERLMRSIEEQIGVSENAKKAFREEILIRISAYSRKGRKFEYNHHDRLREAIEKKLFADLKDIVKITTSTKTPDESQLKRINEVSKRLIDEHGYCPVCANELLRYVGSLLNR from the coding sequence ATGGATATTTTCAAGCGTATTGCAGCTTACCGTGCAGAAAGCGATTCTTTAGCGTGGAGCGGCACTTTTAAAGATTATATCGAGCTGTTGTCCAAGGATCCTTCGCCTGCCATGACCGCCCATGCCAGGGTATATGAAATGATTGAGTCATATGGAGTCGAGGAAGTGAATGGGCGTAAGAGGTATAAATTTTTTGAACAGGAGATTTTCGGCCTGGATCAGGCAATTGAAAAGTTAGTAGAGGAATATTTCCATTCGGCGGCGCGGCGGCTTGACGTTCGTAAACGAATTCTGCTGCTGATGGGGCCGGTTAGCGGAGGGAAATCCACACTGGTTACTCTTTTAAAAAGAGGATTGGAAAAATTCTCACGAACGGACAAGGGAGCCGTTTATGCAATTTCTGGATGTCCCATGCATGAAGATCCGCTGCACCTTGTACCGCATGAGCTCCGCCCGGAGGTAGAGCAGACACTGAACGTCCGGATTGAAGGGAATTTGTGCCCTGTCTGCCAGATGAAGCTGAGGACGGATTACGACGGAGATATCGAACGGGTCGCTGTGGAGAGGGTGCTGCTATCCGAAGATAACCGGGTCGGCATAGGTACCTTCAGTCCTTCCGATCCGAAATCGCAGGATATTGCCGATCTGACGGGAAGCATTGATTTCTCCACGATAACTGAGTATGGCTCCGAATCCGATCCCAGGGCTTATCGTTTTGACGGGGAGCTCAACAAGGCTAATCGCGGCTTGATGGAGTTTCAGGAAATGTTGAAGTGCGATGAGAAGTTTCTGTGGAATTTGCTATCGCTCACCCAGGAGGGGAACTTCAAGGCCGGACGGTTTGCGTTAATTTCTGCTGACGAAATGATTATCGCGCATACGAATGAATCGGAATACAAGGCGTTTATCGCCAACAAAAAAAATGAAGCACTCCAATCGCGAATGATCGTGATGCCGATCCCCTACAATCTCAAAGTATCGCAAGAGGAGAAGATCTACGCGAAGCTCATTGGTCAGAGTGATATGAAGCATGTGCACATCGCTCCTCATGCGCTTCGTTCAGCGGCTATTTTCTCGGTATTGACCCGGCTTAAGGAAACGAAGAAACAAGGCTTGGACCTCGTGAAGAAAATGCGGCTCTATGACGGAGAGGAAGTTGAAGGATATAAGGATGCTGACTTGAAAGAGCTGCAGAATGAGTATTTGGAGGAGGGCATGTCTGGTGTTGATCCGCGATATGTCATCAATCGAATTTCTAGCGCGTTGATCAAACAGGATTTGCATTGCATGGGGGCGCTCGACATACTTCGGGCGATTAAGGACGGTCTGGATCAGCATGCCTCGATTACTAAAGAGGAGCGCGAGCGCTACCTTAATTTCATCAGCATTGCCCGTAAAGAATACGATGAGCTCGCTAAGAATGAAGTGCAGAAGGCGTTCGTGTATTCTTTTGAGGAGTCGGCAAAAACGCTGTTTGAGAACTATCTTGATAACATTGAAGCGTTCTGCAACTGGAGTAAAATTCACGACCCGCTGACTGATGAAGAACTCGATCCCGATGAGCGGCTGATGCGTTCGATTGAGGAGCAGATCGGTGTCTCCGAAAATGCAAAAAAAGCGTTTCGCGAGGAAATATTGATTCGTATTTCCGCATACTCGCGCAAAGGGCGGAAATTTGAATATAATCACCATGACAGGCTGCGGGAGGCGATAGAGAAAAAGTTGTTTGCCGACCTGAAGGATATTGTCAAGATCACGACATCGACGAAAACGCCGGATGAAAGTCAACTCAAGCGGATTAACGAGGTTAGTAAACGACTGATCGACGAACACGGTTATTGCCCGGTTTGTGCAAATGAATTATTAAGGTATGTCGGCAGCCTGCTAAACCGTTAA
- a CDS encoding DUF2161 domain-containing phosphodiesterase: MAVQHETELYAPLKAYFEARGYVIRGEVRHCDLVGIHPEQEDPLIVEMKKTFNLSLLLQGLERQKLSGEVYLAVERNRTKKGAHNQRWSEITLLCRKLGLGLITVTHYKTKSPFVEVLCSPGDKIIVPAPKVIKTRAARLLNEFHERSGDYNVGGSHGTKLVTAYRERALRVASTLQAGGIMAPREVRDISGVGTAAAILQRNYYGWFDRVARGRYALTPAGAKALRQYASVIESWRTAAAANERPAE; the protein is encoded by the coding sequence ATGGCCGTTCAGCATGAGACCGAATTATACGCCCCGCTTAAGGCATATTTTGAGGCGCGGGGTTATGTCATCCGGGGGGAGGTTCGCCACTGCGATCTCGTCGGGATTCATCCGGAACAAGAAGATCCGCTGATCGTGGAGATGAAAAAGACGTTCAATCTTTCCTTGCTGCTTCAAGGTCTGGAAAGACAGAAGCTTAGCGGAGAAGTATATTTGGCGGTAGAGCGCAATCGTACAAAAAAAGGGGCACACAACCAGAGATGGAGCGAAATTACGCTACTGTGCCGCAAGCTTGGACTTGGTTTGATTACAGTTACCCACTACAAAACGAAAAGTCCGTTTGTAGAGGTTTTGTGCTCGCCGGGTGATAAAATCATTGTTCCCGCGCCGAAAGTTATTAAAACACGCGCAGCACGGCTGCTGAATGAGTTCCATGAACGGAGCGGGGATTATAATGTTGGGGGCAGCCATGGGACGAAGCTGGTCACCGCTTATCGCGAGCGAGCTCTGCGCGTCGCCAGCACGCTTCAGGCTGGCGGCATAATGGCGCCGCGCGAGGTGCGCGATATCAGCGGCGTCGGCACGGCTGCCGCTATTTTGCAGCGCAATTACTACGGCTGGTTCGATCGAGTAGCGCGCGGACGCTACGCTTTGACACCAGCCGGCGCAAAAGCGCTGCGCCAGTATGCCAGCGTTATCGAGAGCTGGCGTACGGCCGCAGCCGCGAACGAGCGGCCGGCGGAGTGA